A genome region from Populus alba chromosome 3, ASM523922v2, whole genome shotgun sequence includes the following:
- the LOC118029020 gene encoding protein PHOTOPERIOD-INDEPENDENT EARLY FLOWERING 1 isoform X1, whose translation MASKGPRSKLDHETRARRQKALEAPREPRRPKTHWDHVLEEMVWLSKDFESERKWKLALAKKVALRASKGMLDQATRGEKKLKEEEQRLRKVAVNISKDVKKFWVKIEKLVLYKHQMELDEKKKKALDKHLEFLLGQTERYSTMLAENLVEKPPEQYFAPEKPSMADRVGDDANTPLQVVDEAQVDTADNDDEYDVQSEDEVEDDEHTIEEDEALITREERQEELEALHNEMDIPLEELLKRYTVEKGGRESSENGAKPCANGEEHCESKGEDISAACEMEISSSPVNAGRRCGKNNGALPIPDNNLLEIGAYETRNQLSISEDPAREHVPYDFNDEQEDGDFDLAAEEEKDDETTLLEEEEMAKADSNNPIDEILLLQKESEIPLEELLARYTKEPNSEVSEDESEYAPVLSNNMSNSPGHEEELKQLDNSMDEMVEHGEHPLVEEQEKGNEENSEEGRESESKIADAAAAARSAQPTGNTFLTTKVRTKFPFLLKYPLREYQHIGLDWLVTMYEKRLNGILADEMGLGKTIMTIALLAHLACEKGIWGPHLIVVPTSVMLNWETEFLKWCPAFKILTYFGSAKERKCKRQGWLKPNFFHVCITTYRLVIQDSKVFKRKKWKYLILDEAHLIKNWKSQRWQTLLNFNSKRRILLTGTPLQNDLMELWSLMHFLMPHIFQSHQEFKDWFSNPITGMVEGQERVNKEVVDRLHNVLRPFILRRLKRDVEKQLPMKLEHVIYCRLSRRQRNLYEDFIASSETQATLATANFFGMISIIMQLRKVCNHPDLFEGRPIISSFDMAGMDIQLSSSICSMFSPGPYSSVDLCALGLIFTHLDFNMVSWECDEVKAIATPSRLIEERANLANIEDVGPGSKHLKRLPGTNIFEEIRKSLLEGRLREMKQRAASIAWWNSLRCRKKPIYSTTLRELLTVKHPIYDIHCQKVERLSSLCSSKLGDVVLSPIERFQKMTDLVESFMFAIPAARSPAPIFWCSQTRTPVFLHSTYEEKCSEMLLPLLSPIRPAIVRRQLYFPDRRLIQFDCGKLQELAILLRKLKSEGHRVLIFTQMTKMLDILEAFINLYGYTYMRLDGSTQPEDRQTLMQRFNTNPKIFIFILSTRSGGVGINLVGADTVIFYDSDWNPAMDQQAQDRCHRIGQTREVHIYRLISESTIEENILKKANQKRALDDLVIQSGGYNTEFFKKLDPMELFSGHKTLQIKNMQREKNNNNGNEVSLSNADVEAALKYAEDEADYMALKKVEQEEAVDNQEFTEEAIVRLEDDEFINDDDMKADEPTDHEMTTYCKEGEVNLDENDCIEERAVTFTGNKDDVDMLADVKQMAAAAAAAGQAISSFENQLRPIDRYAVRFLELWDPIIDKAALESQVRFQETEWELDRIEKYKDEMEAEIDDDEEPLVYERWDADFATEAYRQEVEALTQHQLMEEKEAEAEAEANEKESADGHLDATVRCKVPRNPKSKSKKKPKKTKFKSLKKESLTSELKHMKVEASIDTLSADDDDDDDDDNDVIYPDDDTYSDTTSPYSSVQRKRKKAELAIDIDKKRSRKNSKKFKKAPEMCPFDVDLDLSGKQHGRSMELKPYEVVSDLEQKPAGRSKMGGKISISTMPVKRVLTIKPEKLKKGNVWSRDCVPPPDSWLPQEDAILCAVVHEYGPHWSLVSETLYGMAAGGFYRGRYRHPVHCCERFRELIHRYVLSSPEYPINNEKMNNMVSGKALLKVTEDNIRMLLNVAAEQPDHELLLQKHFTALLSAVWRVNSRAERQQNLSSSRNALYNHGRVFNSSVNQLPWNSSKESSKRMKFTNSGHSSKLLAAALHDASSRRPDDRVSYSNLSEVAPAIGEQLEITLEFQKEEDNSLIQFPPIISLSIPSSAPLTSVTKDRAEAHHLRASTSIAENRFRDAARACVEGDLGWVSSTAPANDFKLRLPSKMQSLGKHKLSVSESTKPLRSKMKKTLIEHSQGHLFAEPVSQPLPVLSSRDPNLRFDLPPIAIQDDKDEYSISCIEKELSAEMGTWDAVAHDYVLGFTSGLDDFSSLPEFTDIG comes from the exons ATGGCGTCGAAAGGTCCAAGGTCTAAGCTTGATCACGAGACGAGAGCTCGGCGTCAAAAG GCACTGGAAGCTCCAAGAGAACCCCGTCGCCCGAAAACTCACTGGGATCATGTTTTGGAGGAAATGGTTTGGTTGTCGAAG GATTTTGAGTCGGAGAGGAAATGGAAATTGGCGCTAGCCAAGAAAGTGGCTTTAAGAGCAAGCAAGGGCATGTTGGATCAAGCCACCAGaggagaaaagaaattgaag GAAGAGGAGCAGCGGTTGCGAAAAGTAGCAGTCAATATTTCAAAGGATGTAAAGAAGTTCTGGGTTAAAATTGAAAAGCTG GTGCTTTACAAGCATCAGATGGAGCttgatgagaagaagaaaaaggcacTTGATAAGCATCTTGAGTTTCTTCTAGGACAAACTGAgag GTACTCTACAATGCTGGCTGAAAATCTAGTGGAGAAACCACCAGAGCAATATTTTGCACCAGAAAAACCGAGTATGGCGGATAGGGTAGGAGATGATGCTAATACACCCCTGCAAGTCGTTGATG AGGCCCAAGTGGACACTGCAGACAATGACGATGAGTATGATGTGCAATCTGAAGATGAAGTG GAAGATGATGAGCATACTATTGAGGAAGATGAGGCTCTTATAACCAGAGAAGAAAGGCAAGAAGAATTGGAAGCTCTGCACAATGAAATGGATATTCCCCTCGAGGAGCTACTCAAGCGTTACACTGTAGAGAAAG GTGGCAGGGAGAGTAGTGAAAATGGAGCTAAGCCATGTGCAAATGGGGAAGAACACTGTGAGA GCAAAGGAGAAGATATTTCTGCTGCTTGTGAGATGGAGATAAGCAGCTCGCCTGTTAATGCTGGTCGTCGTTGT GGTAAAAATAATGGTGCCTTGCCCATTCCAGACAACAATTTATTGGAAATCGGGGCATATGAAACCAGAAATCAGTTAAGTATCTCTGAGGATCCAGCCAGAGAACATGTGCCATATGATTTCAATGACGAACAG GAAGATGGTGATTTTGATCTTGCTgctgaagaagaaaag GATGATGAGACAACCTTGTTGGAGGAGGAAGAGATGGCAAAAGCAGATTCAAACAATCCCATAGATGAG ATTTTGTTACTGCAAAAGGAGAGTGAAATTCCTTTGGAAGAATTGCTTGCAAGGTATACAAAG GAGCCAAACAGTGAAGTTTCAGAGGATGAATCTGAATACGCACCAGTATTATCAAACAATATGTCAAATTCCCCAGGCCATGAAGAAGAACTGAAGCAGCTGGATAACTCAATGGATGAAATGGTTGAACATGGGGAACATCCTCTTGTAGAAGAACAAGAGAAGGGAAATGAAGAAAATTCAGAAGAAGGAAGGGAGAGTGAAAGTAAGATTGCTGATGCTGCTGCAGCTGCAAGATCTGCACAACCAACAGGCAATACATTCTTGACAACCAAAGTGCGCACAAAATTCCCCTTTCTTCTCAAGTATCCTCTTCGTgaatatcaacatataggccTCGATTGGCTTGTTACAATGtatgaaaaaagattaaatggGATTCTAGCTGATGAAATGGGGCTTGGAAAGACGATCATGACTATTGCTTTGCTTGCACACCTAGCATGTGAAAAGGGAATATGGGGTCCTCATCTGATTGTGGTTCCAACAAGTGTCATGCTTAACTGGGAAACAGAGTTTCTTAAATGGTGTCCTGCCTTCAagattttaacatattttggcAGTGCAAAAGAGCGTAAATGCAAGAGGCAAGGTTGGCTGAAACCAAATTTCTTCCATGTATGCATAACAACTTACAGACTGGTGATACAGGATTCTAAAGTCTTCAAGAGGAAGAAATGGAAGTATTTGATTTTGGATGAAGCTCATCTGATTAAAAATTGGAAGTCCCAGAGATGGCAaactcttttaaatttcaattcaaaaagaCGCATCTTATTAACTGGCACACCTCTGCAGAATGATCTCATGGAATTGTGGTCACTAATGCATTTCTTGATGCCCCACATCTTTCAATCTCACCAGGAATTTAAGGACTGGTTCAGTAATCCAATAACTGGGATGGTGGAGGGGCAAGAAAGAGTGAACAAAGAAGTTGTTGATCGTTTGCACAATGTTCTCCGTCCGTTTATCCTCCGTCGATTGAAAAGGGACGTGGAGAAGCAACTCCCCATGAAACTTGAGCATGTCATCTATTGTAGACTTTCAAGGAGGCAGCGTAACTTGTACGAGGATTTCATTGCTAGTTCAGAGACACAAGCTACCCTTGCCACTGCCAACTTTTTTGGGATGATCAGCATCATAATGCAACTTCGTAAAGTTTGTAATCACCCTGACTTATTTGAGGGTCGTCCAATTATTAGTTCTTTTGATATGGCTGGTATGGACATCCAATTGAGTAGTTCTATTTGTTCAATGTTTTCACCTGGCCCATATTCATCTGTAGATCTTTGTGCTTTGGGGCTTATATTTACACATCTTGATTTTAACATGGTTTCTTGGGAGTGCGATGAAGTAAAGGCTATTGCAACTCCTTCAAGATTAATCGAAGAGCGTGCCAATTTGGCCAACATAGAAGATGTTGGGCCTGGGTCTAAACATTTGAAGAGGTTGCCtggaacaaatatttttgaagagATTAGAAAGTCATTATTGGAGGGGAGATTAAGAGAGATGAAGCAACGGGCAGCATCTATTGCATGGTGGAATTCCTTGAGGTGTCGGAAAAAACCCATATACTCAACAACCCTACGAGAACTTCTCACAGTGAAGCATCCTATCTATGATATCCATTGCCAAAAAGTTGAGCGACTCTCCTCGTTATGCTCCTCTAAGCTTGGTGATGTTGTTCTTTCACCAATTGAACGGTTCCAGAAGATGACTGATCTCGTGGAATCATTTATGTTTGCAATTCCAGCAGCACGTTCCCCTGCACCTATATTCTGGTGCAGTCAGACCAGAACTCCTGTGTTTCTGCATTCAACTTATGAGGAGAAATGCTCTGAAATGTTGTTGCCTCTTCTTTCACCTATTAGACCTGCAATTGTCCGGAGACAACTGTATTTCCCAGACAGGCGCCTAATACAGTTTGACTGTGGAAAATTGCAGGAGCTTGCTATTTTGCTCAGGAAGTTAAAGTCAGAAGGCCATCGGGTATTAATATTCACACAGATGACCAAGATGCTGGATATTTTGGAGGCTTTCATAAACCTGTATGGCTACACTTACATGCGTTTAGATGGATCTACTCAACCAGAGGATAGACAAACTTTAATGCAGCGTTTCAACACCAATCCCAAAATATTTATCTTCATTCTATCAACCCGTAGTGGGGGTGTTGGCATCAATCTTGTTGGGGCAGATACTGTAATCTTCTATGATAGTGACTGGAATCCTGCGATGGATCAACAAGCCCAAGATCGCTGCCATCGGATAGGACAGACACGTGAAGTACATATCTACAGGTTAATCAGTGAgagcaccattgaagaaaatatCTTAAAGAAAGCCAATCAGAAGCGTGCTCTTGATGATCTAGTTATACAGAGTGGAGGATACAACACAGAATTTTTCAAGAAGCTCGATCCTATGGAATTATTTTCTGGGCATAAAACACTTCAGATTAAGAACATGCAGAGggagaaaaacaataacaatggaAATGAGGTTTCTTTGTCTAATGCAGACGTGGAGGCTGCTCTGAAGTATGCTGAAGATGAAGCAGATTACATGGCATTGAAGAAAGTCGAACAGGAAGAGGCTGTAGACAACCAAGAGTTTACTGAAGAGGCCATTGTGAGATTGGAAGATGATGAATTCataaatgatgatgatatgAAGGCTGATGAGCCCACAGACCATGAGATGACAACTTATTGCAAAGAGGGTGAGGTTAATTTAGATGAAAATGATTGCATTGAAGAGAGAGCTGTAACTTTTACTGGGAACAAAGATGATGTCGATATGTTGGCTGATGTCAAGCAGATGGCAGCGGCGGCAGCTGCTGCTGGACAAGCTATCTCATCCTTCGAAAATCAGCTACGTCCAATAGACAGATATGCAGTCCGTTTTCTGGAACTGTGGGATCCAATTATAGACAAAGCAGCCTTGGAATCCCAAGTTAGGTTTCAGGAGACAGAATGGGAGCTTGATCGTATTGAGAAGTACAAGGATGAAATGGAAGCTGagattgatgatgatgaagagccATTGGTGTATGAAA GATGGGATGCTGATTTTGCGACCGAGGCATACCGACAAGAAGTTGAGGCGCTAACTCAACATCAG TTGATGGAAGAAAAGGAAGCTGAAGCTGAAGCTGAAGCTAATGAGAAGGAAAGTGCAGATGGACATTTAGATGCTACGGT CAGGTGTAAAGTGCCACGCAATCCTAAATCGAAGTCTAAGAAGAAACCAAAGAAAACCAAGTTCAAATCCCTCAAGAAAGAATCTTTAACTTCTGAATTGAAACACATGAAAGTGGAGGCATCAATAGATACTTTGTCTGcagatgatgatgacgatgacgatgacgacAACGACGTGATATATCCTGATGATGATACATATTCAGATACTACGTCTCCTTATTCAAGTGTGCAGAGAAAACGTAAGAAAGCAGAATTAGCAATTGATATAGACAAAAAGAGGTCAAGGAAGAATagcaagaaattcaaaaaagctCCCGAAATGTGCCCTTTTGATGTAGATTTGGATCTCTCTGGAAAGCAGCATGGCAGGTCTATGGAATTAAAACCATATGAGGTGGTTTCTGATCTTGAGCAGAAACCAGCTGGCAGGAGCAAGATGGGAGGGAAAATCTCCATCAGTACCATGCCAGTGAAACGGGTGTTGACGATAAAGCCAGAGAAGTTAAAGAAAGGGAATGTTTGGTCGAGAGATTGTGTTCCTCCACCTGATTCATGGTTGCCACAGGAGGATGCAATATTATGTGCTGTTGTACATGAATATGGCCCTCACTGGAGCTTGGTCAGTGAAACTCTGTATGGGATGGCTGCTGGTGGGTTTTATCGGGGAAGATACCGCCATCCAGTTCATTGTTGTGAGAGATTTAGAGAACTAATCCATAGATATGTTTTATCTTCTCCAGAATACCCTATCAATAATGAAAAGATGAACAATATGGTCTCTGGGAAGGCCCTTCTCAAAGTAACTGAG GATAACATTCGGATGTTATTAAATGTTGCTGCTGAGCAGCCAGACCATGAGTTACTTCTCCAGAAGCACTTCACAGCACTGCTTTCTGCTGTGTGGAGGGTGAACTCTCGTGCTGAACGTCAACAGAACTTGTCATCATCTCGAAATGCTCTTTATAATCATGGAAGGGTTTTCAATTCTTCTGTCAATCAGTTACCTTGGAATTCCTCAAAGGAATCTTCAAAAAGAATGAAATTCACTAATTCGGGACATAGTAGCAAGTTGCTTGCTGCTGCACTCCATGATGCCAGCAGTAGAAGGCCAGATGATAGAGTTTCCTATTCCAACTTGAGCGAAGTTGCTCCTGCCATTGGTGAGCAGTTGGAAATAACATTGGAATTCCAAAAAGAGGAAGATAATTCTTTGATTCAATTCCCACCTATAATAAGTTTGTCAATACCTAGCTCAGCACCATTGACATCAGTAACTAAGGATAGAGCAGAGGCTCACCATCTCAGAGCATCCACAAGTATAGCTGAAAATCGATTCAG GGATGCAGCAAGGGCTTGTGTTGAAGGGGATCTGGGCTGGGTTTCATCTACCGCACCAGCAAATGATTTCAAGTTGCGGCTGCCTTCAAAGATGCAGTCCTTGGGAAAGCACAAGCTCTCCGTCTCCGAGTCAACCAAGCCTCTGAGGtcaaagatgaagaaaacttTAATAGAGCACAGTCAAGGACACCTTTTTGCCGAGCCAGTATCCCAGCCACTGCCTGTACTGTCATCCAGGGATCCCAATTTAAGGTTTGACCTGCCGCCAATAGCCATTCAGGATGACAAGGATGAATATTCTATCTCATGCATTGAGAAGGAGCTTTCAGCGGAAATGGGGACCTGGGATGCTGTCGCACACGACTATGTTCTTGGTTTCACATCGGGTCTTGATGATTTTTCATCGTTGCCGGAATTTACTGACATCGGATAA